Proteins encoded together in one Styela clava chromosome 12, kaStyClav1.hap1.2, whole genome shotgun sequence window:
- the LOC120329402 gene encoding periodic tryptophan protein 2 homolog, with the protein MKLSAKRVKEESSIKIMKYTYKFSNLLGTIYKKGNVEFLPRKDILASPVGNRISLFNLKENSSETLSFTTKYNIACVAFSPDGRLVIVIDENGNASLVSLLSQTVIHRFTFRKPVTCIKFDPAGTKFAVAMEKLILLYHAPGKTREINPFTLYRTYHGAYDTITTFDWTDDSTTFAAGSKDMNTRIYTTIPGNPLLFSLGGHKDEIVGCFFESNSLDIYTISKDGALNVWESNIDLENLGKKGLNRKDRRALKILNPGVDEEESEIKTELLNYHRVSKYFFNKEGNYNEVTCVAYHKKNHVLATGFSSGSFSLHELPGFNWIHSLNISEQRISTACFNQSGDWLSLACSSSGQLLVWEWHSETYVLKQHGHFNNMRCLDYSPDGRYIVSGGEDSKVKVWNTLTGFCFVTFTEHTSSVTGVQFTRNGHVIVSASLDGTVRAFDMHRYRNFRTFTSPHPVQFVSLAVDYSADLICAGSNDNFNIFLWSMQTGRLLDVLAGHEGPVVSLCFSSAEALLASGSWDGTVKLWSVLETKSARETITLNQDVLAIAFKPDGSEIAVSTLNAEITFWDVQTAKQMGSIECKYDIIIGRNENDRISAKSKSQGKAYDCISYISDGQCVIAGGKFASIGIYNVKEGLLVKKFTVSQNLSFDGMEEFLDKRKMTEFGPLALIDTDESNEKLIKLPGVQKGDMCSRSFKPEVRVSGVKFSPAGRDWAAVTTEGLVIYSLDNNFVFDPFDLEISITPELIRQKIEKDEYAEAIVVALRLNEVQLICEAIESTPIAAIEMIVSGLRQKYVEKLLEFISTQLDKSCHFHFYILWTKYIFLHHATQLKQRQNKVLGTIMGILKKLTIKKEGLGSVCEKNSYQIQYIIAMSKYFGSKRKKISEEESDIEDEIMDDVSEDSGLSLS; encoded by the exons ATGAAACTATCGGCCAAACGAGTCAAAG AAGAGAGCTCAATCAAAATCATGAAGTACACCTATAAGTTTTCTAATCTTCTGGGAACCATTTACAAAAAAGGAAATGTTGAATTTTTACCAAGGAAGGACATATTAGCAAGTCCTGTAGGAAATCGAATTTCACTATTCAATTTAAAAGAAAACTCGTCTGAAACACTATCTTTCACAACTAAGTACAATATTGCATGTGTTGCTTTCTCTCCTGATGGAAGGTTGGTAATTGTAATTGATGAAAATGGAAATGCATCCCTTGTGAGTCTTTTAAGTCAAACTGTTATCCATCGATTCACTTTTCGTAAACCTGTCACATGTATAAAATTTGATCCTGCTGGAACAAAATTTGCTGTTGCTATGGAGAAATTAATTTTACTATATCATGCCCCTGGTAAAACACGAGAAATTAATCCTTTCACTTTATATCGAACATATCATGGTGCTTATGACACCATCACAACATTTGATTGGACAGATGATTCCACTACTTTTGCAGCTGGTTCGAAAGATATGAACACGCGTATTTATACTACAATCCCGGGTAATCCTTTATTATTTTCACTGGGAGGGCACAAAGATGAGATTGTGGGTTGCTTTTTCGAATCAAATTCACTTGATATATATACTATTAGCAAAGATGGTGCTTTAAATGTTTGGGAGTCGAACATAGACTTGGAAAATCTAGGCAAAAAAGGATTGAATAGGAAAGATCGTCGtgctttaaaaatattaaatcctgGTGTTGATGAAGAAGAAAGTGAAATAAAAACAGAACTTTTAAATTATCATAGagtgtcaaaatattttttcaataaagaagGCAATTATAATGAGGTAACATGTGTGGCTTATCACAAGAAAAATCATGTTTTAGCCACTGGATTTTCATCCGGTTCATTTTCTTTGCATGAACTTCCCGGGTTCAATTGGATTCATTCTTTAAATATTTCGGAACAAAGAATTTCAACAGCTTGCTTCAACCAAAGTGGTGATTGGCTCTCCCTTGCATGCTCAAGTTCAGGGCAATTGCTTGTTTGGGAGTGGCACAGTGAAACGTATGTGCTGAAACAACATGGTCATTTTAATAATATGAGATGTCTCGATTATTCTCCTGATGGACGATACATTGTATCAGGTGGGGAAGATAGCAAAGTTAAAGTATGGAATACACTGACTGGATTTTGTTTCGTTACTTTCACAGAACATACTTCAAGTGTGACTGGAGTTCAGTTTACGAGGAACGGACATGTCATTGTGTCTGCTTCTCTTGATGGAACTGTTAGGGCGTTCGATATGCACAGATATAGAAATTTTCGTACTTTCACATCTCCTCACCCAGTTCAATTTGTGAGCTTAGCTGTTGATTATAGTGCAGACTTGATATGTGCAGGGTCCAAcgataatttcaatatttttctttgGTCAATGCAAACTGGCCGTCTTCTAGATGTTTTAGCAGGACACGAGGGCCCTGTTGTCTCTTTATGCTTCTCCTCTGCTGAAGCACTTCTTGCAAGTGGATCGTGGGATGGAACTGTGAAATTATGGAGTGTTTTGGAGACCAAAAGTGCTCGAGAAACCATAACTCTCAACCAAGATGTGCTGGCAATTGCTTTTAAACCAGATGGATCTGAAATTGCAGTGTCAACTCTAAATGCTGAAATTACATTCTGGGATGTCCAAACTGCCAAGCAGATGGGTTCAATTGAGTGCAAATATGATATCATTATTGGTAGGAACGAAAATGACCGAATATCTGCAAAATCTAAATCACAAGGAAAAGCATATGATTGTATTTCTTATATTTCTGATGGACAGTGTGTTATTGCAGGAGGAAAGTTTGCAAGTATTGGTATATATAATGTTAAAGAAGGATTACTTGTGAAGAAATTTACTGTATCACAAAACTTATCATTCGACGGTATGGAGGAATTTCTTGACAAAAGAAAAATGACTGAATTTGGACCTTTAGCTCTAATAGACACCGATGAAAGCAATGAAAAACTGATAAAACTTCCTGGTGTTCAAAAAGGTGACATGTGCAGCAGGTCATTCAAGCCGGAAGTTCGTGTCTCAGGAGTAAAATTCTCTCCTGCTGGCCGTGACTGGGCAGCTGTTACAACGGAGGGTCTTGTCATTTATTCGTTGGACAACAACTTCGTCTTTGATCCTTTCGACCTGGAGATTTCCATCACCCCAGAATTGATTCGTCAAAAAATAGAAAAGGATGAATATGCAGAGGCTATTGTGGTGGCTTTGAGACTCAATGAAGTTCAATTGATATGTGAAGCAATTGAGAGTACTCCCATAGCAGCAATCGAGATGATAGTCAGTGGGCTAAGACAAAAATATGTGGAGAAATTGTTGGAATTCATAAGCACTCAGCTTgacaaatcatgtcatttccatttttatattctatggacaaaatatatatttttgcatcaTGCTACACAGTTGAAGCAAAGACAAAATAAAGTATTGGGTACAATTATGGGTATTCTTAAAAAGTTGACCATCAAAAAAGAAGGCTTGGGTTCAGTCTGTGAAAAAAATAGTTACcaaatacaatatataattGCAATGTCTAAGTACTTCGGTTCAAAACGCAAAAAGATCAGTGAAGAAGAATCAGATATTGAAGATGAAATAATGGACGATGTGTCCGAAGATTCAGGACTTTCACTCTCTTAA